The following proteins are co-located in the Bradyrhizobium sp. AZCC 2176 genome:
- a CDS encoding NAD-dependent succinate-semialdehyde dehydrogenase — translation MTPPVAARASKTSHPSLHDRLKDPSLLRDRCYIDGAWVGTPSRPVTNPVNGVELAKVPAFSTAEATQAVEAAERAFPAWAKLTAKQRSNILRKWFDLIAANREDLALILTSEQGKPLAEALGEVDIGGAYVEFFAEEARRVYGETIPTQRPDARLLAIKQPIGVCGAITPWNFPCSMITRKVSPALAAGCTVVLKPANETPLTALALVALAEKAGVPKGVFNILTGNSSAIGKVLCEHPAVRFIGFTGSTEVGKILYQQASVGVKKLGLELGGNAPFVVFDDADIDAAVEGAIISKYRNMGQTCVCANRIYAQDKIYDQFVEKLSKKVAAMKIGDGTEAGVTQGPLINMAAVDKVEKHIADAVKGGAKIVTGGKRHALGGSFFEPTVLSNVKADALVAHEETFGPLAPVFRFKDEADVIAMCNNSPFGLASYFYARDLGRVWRVAEALEAGMVGVNTGLITTEVAPFGGVKESGLGREGSHHGMEEYVEIKYVMMAGV, via the coding sequence ATGACCCCGCCCGTCGCCGCACGCGCTTCGAAAACCTCCCACCCCTCGCTGCACGACCGCCTGAAAGACCCCTCGCTGCTGCGCGACCGCTGCTACATCGACGGCGCCTGGGTCGGCACGCCATCGCGCCCGGTCACCAACCCGGTCAATGGCGTGGAACTGGCAAAGGTGCCGGCGTTCAGCACGGCGGAAGCCACGCAAGCGGTCGAAGCCGCCGAGCGCGCGTTCCCGGCCTGGGCCAAGCTCACGGCCAAGCAGCGCTCCAACATTTTGCGCAAATGGTTCGATTTGATCGCGGCGAACCGCGAGGACCTCGCGCTGATCCTGACCTCAGAGCAGGGCAAGCCGCTGGCCGAAGCGCTCGGCGAGGTCGATATCGGTGGCGCCTATGTCGAATTTTTCGCCGAGGAAGCCCGCCGCGTCTATGGCGAAACCATCCCGACCCAGCGGCCGGATGCGCGGCTGCTCGCGATCAAGCAGCCGATCGGCGTCTGCGGCGCGATCACGCCGTGGAATTTTCCGTGCTCGATGATCACCCGAAAGGTCTCGCCGGCGCTCGCCGCGGGCTGCACCGTCGTGCTCAAGCCCGCCAATGAGACGCCGCTGACCGCGCTGGCGCTGGTCGCGCTCGCCGAAAAGGCCGGTGTGCCGAAGGGCGTGTTCAACATCCTCACCGGCAATTCATCTGCCATCGGCAAGGTGCTGTGCGAGCACCCGGCCGTGCGCTTCATAGGCTTCACCGGCTCGACCGAGGTCGGCAAGATTCTTTATCAGCAGGCTTCAGTGGGCGTGAAGAAGCTCGGCCTCGAGCTCGGCGGCAATGCGCCGTTCGTGGTGTTCGACGATGCCGATATCGATGCCGCGGTCGAGGGCGCCATCATTTCGAAGTACCGCAACATGGGCCAGACCTGCGTCTGCGCCAACCGGATCTACGCCCAGGACAAGATCTACGACCAGTTCGTCGAAAAGCTCTCGAAGAAGGTCGCGGCGATGAAGATCGGCGACGGCACGGAAGCCGGCGTCACGCAGGGCCCGCTGATCAATATGGCTGCGGTCGACAAGGTCGAAAAGCACATTGCCGACGCGGTCAAGGGCGGCGCGAAGATCGTCACCGGCGGCAAGCGCCATGCGCTCGGCGGCAGCTTCTTCGAGCCGACCGTGCTTTCAAATGTGAAAGCGGACGCGCTGGTTGCGCATGAAGAGACCTTCGGCCCCTTGGCGCCGGTGTTCCGCTTCAAGGACGAGGCCGACGTGATCGCGATGTGCAACAACTCGCCGTTTGGCCTGGCGTCGTACTTCTACGCGCGCGATCTCGGCCGCGTCTGGCGCGTCGCCGAAGCGCTGGAAGCCGGCATGGTCGGCGTCAACACCGGCCTCATCACGACGGAAGTGGCGCCCTTCGGCGGCGTGAAGGAGAGCGGGCTTGGCCGCGAGGGCTCGCATCACGGCATGGAGGAATATGTCGAGATCAAATACGTGATGATGGCTGGGGTGTAG
- a CDS encoding serine hydrolase domain-containing protein produces the protein MQAQIDQILRQKCEAQEIPGVVAMAATGSEVIYQGAFGKRDLGKDDPMTADSVFWIASMTKAITAAAGMQLVEQGKLSLDEPIGKILPDLANPQVLEGFDASGEPKLRPATKPITLRHLMTHTAGFCYEMWNGDMGKYMEKTGTPGVISCLNAALTTPLASDPGTRWEYGINIDFVGKAVEAVSGKKLDVYLRENLLAPLGMNDTGFKITDSMRQRLVGMHARGEDGSLAPIPFELEQAPEFHMGGGGLYGTAADYIKFTQMILNQGRGNGNQVLKPETVALMSQNHIGDLTMGKMTTVMPIYTNDVDLFPDIVKKWGLSFLINTAKTAEGRSAGSLAWAGLANTYFWIDPARDVAGVILMQLLPFADVKALEAFAGFESGIYAGLDAGSGQRAA, from the coding sequence ATGCAAGCCCAGATCGATCAGATTCTGCGTCAGAAGTGCGAGGCCCAGGAGATTCCCGGTGTGGTCGCGATGGCGGCGACCGGCAGCGAGGTGATTTATCAAGGCGCGTTCGGCAAGCGCGACCTCGGCAAGGACGACCCCATGACCGCCGACAGCGTGTTCTGGATCGCCTCCATGACCAAGGCGATTACGGCGGCGGCCGGCATGCAGCTTGTCGAGCAGGGCAAGCTCTCGCTGGACGAGCCGATCGGCAAGATCCTTCCCGATCTCGCCAACCCGCAGGTGCTGGAAGGCTTTGACGCCAGCGGTGAGCCAAAGCTGCGCCCCGCCACGAAGCCGATCACGCTGCGGCATCTCATGACGCATACCGCCGGCTTCTGCTACGAGATGTGGAACGGCGACATGGGGAAATACATGGAGAAGACCGGCACGCCCGGCGTCATCTCCTGCCTGAACGCCGCGCTGACGACGCCGCTGGCGTCTGATCCCGGCACGCGCTGGGAATACGGCATCAATATCGACTTCGTCGGCAAGGCGGTGGAAGCCGTCAGCGGCAAGAAGCTCGATGTCTACTTGCGCGAGAACCTGCTCGCACCGCTGGGCATGAACGACACCGGCTTCAAGATCACCGACAGCATGCGCCAGCGGCTGGTCGGCATGCACGCGCGCGGCGAGGACGGATCGCTCGCACCGATCCCGTTCGAACTCGAACAGGCGCCGGAATTTCACATGGGCGGCGGCGGGCTCTACGGCACCGCGGCCGATTACATCAAGTTCACCCAGATGATCCTCAACCAGGGCCGCGGCAACGGCAACCAGGTGCTGAAGCCCGAGACGGTGGCGCTGATGAGCCAGAACCACATCGGCGATCTCACCATGGGCAAGATGACAACGGTGATGCCGATCTATACCAACGATGTCGATCTCTTCCCCGACATCGTCAAGAAGTGGGGGCTCTCGTTCCTGATCAACACCGCCAAGACGGCGGAGGGCCGCAGCGCCGGCAGCCTCGCCTGGGCCGGCCTTGCCAACACCTATTTCTGGATCGACCCCGCGCGCGACGTCGCAGGCGTGATCCTGATGCAGTTGTTGCCGTTCGCCGACGTCAAGGCGCTGGAAGCCTTTGCGGGCTTCGAGAGCGGGATCTATGCCGGGCTCGATGCCGGCAGCGGCCAGCGCGCGGCGTGA